A portion of the Bufo gargarizans isolate SCDJY-AF-19 chromosome 7, ASM1485885v1, whole genome shotgun sequence genome contains these proteins:
- the LOC122943253 gene encoding uncharacterized protein LOC122943253 produces the protein MSPGLIISNIFLVAKKGGQLRPVINLRALNAFVRYRHFKMEGIHLLQDLLQMGDWMVKLDLKDAYLTVPVEDASRNLLCFSWQDRIWRFRCLPFSLSSAPWCFTKLMRPSMAWLRSRGVRLIIYLDDILVMAQNRSVLLDHLHWTMDLLSDLGFLLNQEKSCLTPSHEMEFLGFLVDATAGTLSLPPAKVRSIRKELCKARSSSQIPLRQLARIIGLLASSIQAVFPAPLHYRALQRLKISHLRAGASYADWISLDEETKEELSWWIHNLQAWNGKAIFGHRPDFVVDSDASLSGWGAHCEGITTGGGWSEAEAGFHINALELLAGSFAIKSFTRDTARSCIQLRMDNVSAVRYINGMGGTHSTILSRLAKDFWDYCLDKELIVLAEYLPGVQNIHADWSSRYLSDSSDWQLDPTVFRSLMSVWGPFCIDLFASRLNSQLQRFYSWRPDPEAEAVDAFLQDWSRDLLYAFPPFQLIPRTLIHVRCYSADLVLLVPFWNSQSWFPHLLEMLIEIPYLLPTSQTLLRGPNRQLHPLLLDGSLRLLACRISGVPGRSQGFREQLESFWKMHGPQAPEDLTDQPGDLWLAGAWLGTWIPYRHL, from the coding sequence ATGTCCCCTGGCCTGATTATCAGCAATATTTTTCTAGTGGCAAAAAAGGGGGGCCAACTTCGGCCTGTTATCAATTTACGCGCCCTCAACGCGTTTGTcagataccgccatttcaaaatggagggcatccatctccttcaGGACCTCCTACAGATGGGAgattggatggtcaagctggacttgaaggacgcttatcttactGTCCCAGTAGAGGACGCGTCCAGGAACCTTCTATGTTTCTCTTGGCAGGACAGGATTTGGCGGTTCAGGTGCCTCCCATTCAGCCTATCTTCggctccctggtgtttcaccaagctgatgcgtcCGTCTATGGCGTGGCTACGCAGTCGTGGAGTTCGTCTCAtcatatatctggacgatattctgGTCATGGCCCAGAATCGGTCAGTGTTGCTGGATCATCTTCACTGGACCATGGATCTTCTGTCGGATCTAGGTTTCCTCCTCAATCAGGAGAAATCTTGCCTCACCCCGTCTCACGAGATGGAGTTCTTGGGGTTTCTGGTGGATGCCACGGCAGGGACGCTCAGCCTACCCCCGGCCAAGGTTCGGTCCATACGGAAGGAGTTGTGCAAAGCCAGGTCGTCTTCCCAGATCCCTTTACGCCAACTAGCCAGGATCATAGGTCTGCTGGCCTCATCTATCCAGGCGGTTTTCCCAGCCCCGCTCCACTACCGGGCTCTGCAGCGCCTGAAGATCTCCCACCTACGGGCGGGagcttcctatgcggattggatctcgctggacgaggagaccaaggaggagctatcctggtggatccacaatctgcAAGCTTGGAACGGCAAGGCGATTTTCGGCCATCGTCCGGATTTcgtggtggattcggatgccagcctgtcgggctggggagctcactgcgaggggatcaCGACTGGAGGCGGTTGGTCAGAGGCCGAGGCAGGATTCCATATCAACGCGCTGGAACTGTTGGCTGGATCTTTTGCGATCAAGAGCTTCACGAGAGACACGGCCAGATCCTGCATACAACtgcgcatggacaatgtgtcagcGGTGAGGTATATCAACGGCATGGGCGGAACTCACTCCACCATCTTGTCTCgtttggcgaaggatttctgggactactgtctagACAAGGAGTTGATTGTTTTGGCGGAATATCTCCCTGGCGTCCAGAACATTCATGCAGATTGGAGTTCTCGGTATCTTtccgattccagcgactggcagttagatCCAACGGTGTTCCGTTCCTTAATGTCAGTTTGGGGTCCTTTCTGCATCGACCTGTTTGCTTCCCGTCTCAACTCGCAACTACAACGTTtttacagttggcgcccggacccggaagccgaagcggtggacgcgtttctgcaggattggtccagagatctgctttacgcgtttcctccattccagctgatccccaggacCCTGATTCATGTGAGGTGTTATTCGGCGGATCTGGTACTGCTGGTCCCATTTTGGAACTCCCAGTCTTGGTTTCCCCACCTTCTGGAGATGTTGATAGAGATCCCGTACCTGCTCCCGacatctcagactctcctccgaggaCCGAATCGCCAGCTACATCCTCTTCTCCTAGACGGATCCCTGCGCCTGCTGGCATGTCGGATTTCAGGGGTCCCTGGGAGGTCCCAGGGgtttcgggaacagctagagtccttttggaaaatgcatgggccccaggcaccagaagatcttacagatcagCCTGGGGATCTTTGgctcgctggtgcgtggctagggacttggatcccgtatcgGCACCTGTGA
- the LOC122943252 gene encoding uncharacterized protein LOC122943252: protein MGSMSSMISQTISQALAAHAPGPSTQLPVLTNPQPTIEPPAQETLTGVIQATHDSALRSRKRALPRQAERTRKWKCARAQTDDIDSDVESDMEAYAEASGQSEGEMESEFPDDAGPRPSTSGSVGASATAPNTVSTLVDPSGIPLFDPDSLHHPRSAEWLPVAHVSDYLEHWVRRPLSKEARSKLRAECPRPLIPNKVCDTPSVDPKMTQFLAKTGWNPCKGLDSAIRSCQDKLLDIFGPLAKIFEMAESARADGSPIDPEELTGWIQRAICIAGSTNSSLAIERRKAILFKIDPKLANLALTESGRDAQGLLFGDSFIKDLSRYVGAFTALDKAQSSMRRVFQGRVSTRAGSSRGRLSGRSSFQAAPWCFTKLLRPVVAWLRSRGVRLVIYLDDILIMHQCQAALLRHLQWTSDLLSALGFLLNPEKSCLTPSRRMEFLGFTVDSVAESLSLPSEKLRTIRKELRHALSASSLSLRHLARIIGLLASSIQAVFPAPLHYRALQRLKIAHLRSGASFADMVVLDQEAREELRWWLDNLEAWNGRAIFGFQPEFTIESDASLLGWGAHCEGVSTGGRWSEAESHLHINALELLTGSFAIRSFSNGMAHACIRLRMDNVSAVRYVNHLGGTQSATLARLAKEFWSYCLSRDIMVQAEYLPGLHNVRADRSSRCFTDGSDWRLAPEMFSTISDTWGPCAVDLFASRLNTHLPRFFSWRPDSEAEAVDAFLQDWSSALQYSFPPFAMIPRMLLQVRRQVAELVVVIPFWGTQAWYPVLLELLTDVPLLLPGRTDLLQGPLGAPHPLLLDGSLQLLACPISGLPERSQAFRRQLDASWTTLGLPAPENLTGQLGLAGAWNGTLIPFRRL, encoded by the exons ATGGGATCCATGTCTTCTATGATATCCCAAACCATCTCTCAGGCCCTAGCTGCCCATGCCCCTGGCCCCTCTACTCAGTTGCCTGTACTCACTAACCCGCAGCCTACCATTGAACCTCCTGCCCAGGAGACCTTGACTGGTGTGATTCAAGCCACCCATGATAGCGCGcttagatcgcgcaaaagagccttgccGCGTCAGGCAGAACGGACGCGAAagtggaaatgtgctagagcacaaactGATGATATAGATTCGGATGTAGAATCTGATATGGAGGCTTATGCGGAGGCAAGCGGCCAATCTGAAGGGGAGATGGAATCTGAATTTCCAGATGATGCTGGCCCTAggccttccacctctgggtccGTGGGCGCCTCCGCCACTGCCCCTAACACGGTTTCTACCCTGGTGGACCCCTCAGGCATCCCATTATTTGATCCTGATtccctccaccaccctaggtcggCGGAGTGGCTGCCAGTGGCTCATGTGAGCGATTACCTGGAACATTGGGTGCGCCGTCCTCTTAGCAAAGAGGCGCGCAGCAAGCTCCGAGCTGAATGCCCCAGACCATTGATCCCCAACAAGGTCTGTGATACGCCATCTGTGGATCCAAAGATGACCCAGTTCTTGGCTAAAACCGGCTGGAACCCCTGCAAGGGGTTAGATTCCGCAATTAGGAGTTGTCAGGATAAACTCCTTGACATCTTTGGCCCCCTCGCCAAAATTtttgagatggccgaatcggccagagCGGACGGCTCTCCGATAGATCCGGAGGAGCTTACTGGCTGGATACAGAGGGCCATTTGTATCGCGGGCAGCACAAACTcctccctggccattgaacggcgtaaagccatTTTGTTTAAAATTGACCCGAAATTGGCCAACCTGGCACTCACTGAGTCAGGAAGGGATGCTCAGGGTCTGCTGTTCGGGGATTCCTTTATTAAGGACCTCAGCAGATACGTAGGGGCATTTACCGCcctggacaaggcccagtcctccatgaGAAGGgtctttcagggacgggtctccactagggccggcagtagtaggggccgtctgtccggccgctccagtttccagg CGGCGCCATGGTGCTTTACCAAGCTCCTGCGTCCGGTCGTTGCCTGGCTGCGGAGTCGGGGTGTACGTCTAGtcatctatctggacgacatcctcattatgcATCAATGTCAGGCGGCGCTGCTTCGGCACCTTCAATGGACGTCGGACCTCCTTTCGGCTCTTGGTTTTCTACTGAACCCCGAGAAGTCCTGCCTCACGCCGTCTCGACGGATGGAATTCCTGGGCTTCACGGTGGACTCTGTTGCGGAATCTCTCAGTCTCCCGTCAGAGAAATTGCGGACGATCCGCAAGGAATTGAGACATGCCCTTTCAGCGTCGTCCCTGTCCCTGCGTCACCTGGCTCGCATTATTGGCCTGTTGGcctcctccatccaggcggtgtttcCAGCCCCCCTCCATTATCGGGCCCTTCAGCGCCTGAAGATTGCTCACCTTCGTTCCGGGGCCTCGTTCGCGGACATGGTGGTTCTGGATCAGGAGGCTCGGGAGGAACTTCGTTGGTGGTTAGACAACTTGGaagcctggaacggcagagcgatcttcggaTTTCAACCGGAATTCACGATAGAGTCGGACGCGAGTCTCCtgggctggggtgcccactgcgaAGGTGTCTCCACCGGGGGTCGGTGGTCGGAGGCCGAGAGCCATCTTcacatcaacgctctggaactccTGACGGGCTCGTTTGCCATCCGCAGTTTCTCCAATGGCATGGCGCATGCCTGCATCCGATTACgtatggacaatgtgtcggcggtccgctATGTCAATCACCTGGGCGGCACCCAGTCGGCTACCTTGGCGCGACTGGCGAAGGAGTTTTGGTCCTACtgtctctccagggacatcatggtgcaggcggagtaccttccgggtctACACAACGTCCGGGCGGATCGGAGTTCCCGCtgcttcacggacggcagcgactggaggctAGCGCCTGAGATGTTCTCCACGATCTCGGATACCTGGGGCCCTTGCGCCGTGGACCTCTTCGCGTCACGGCTCAAtactcaccttcccaggttcttcagctggcgcccggattcggaggcggaggcggtggatgcgttcCTTCAGGACTGGTCTTCGGCTCTGCAATACTCGTTTCCTCCTTTCGCCATGATCCCGAGGATGCTGCTGCAGGTTCGTCGTCAGGTTGCGGAGTTGGTGGTGGTGATCCCCTTCTGGGGGACTCAAGCATGGTACCCGGTTCTCCTGGAACTCCTGACGGACGTGCCTCTCCTCCTTCCGGGtcggacggatctcctccagggcCCTCTGGGTGCTCCTCACCCCCTGCTGCTCGACGGCTCCCTTCAGCTCCTGGCGTGCCCGATCTCCGGACTCCCGGAGAGGTCGCAGGcatttcggaggcaactagacgcctcctggacaacgcttgggctcccggcacccgaaaatcttaccgggcagcttgggttagctggtgcgtggaacggaacCTTGATCCCGTTTCGGCGCCTGTGA